The genomic region AGATCCTCGCCGCCTGCGAGGACCTGCGCCGCTCGCACTACGGCAAGGGCCTGCCGACCGGCCAGGCCGTCGCCACCACCGCGGGCCGGCTCGCGGCCGGGCACGTCATCCACACCGTCGGCCCGGTCTGGTCGCGGGAGGACGACCGGTCGGCGCTGCTGGCCTCCTGCTACCGCGAGTCCCTGCGGGTCGCCGACGAGCTGGGGGCCCGTACGGTCGCCTTCCCGGCCATCTCCACGGGGATCTACGGCTGGCCGATGGACGACGGGGCGCGGATCGCCGTGGAGACCGTACGGGCGGCCCGGACCGACGTGGACGAGGTGCGGTTCGTGCTCTTCGACGCGGCGGCCTACGCGGCCTTCGAGGCGGCGGTCGAGGCCGCCCGCTAGGCCGCCCGCGCGGACCTCACAGCGGTCGCGCGGAGGCGCCCGGGGAGGGGCGCGGGTACGTGCGGGACTGCTTGACACTGCCGTACGCGAAGCTCGACTCGATCGAGGCGATGCCGGGAATGGCGTGGATCCGGTGGCGCACCAGCGCCTCGTAGGCCTCCAGGTCCTCGATGACCACGCGCAGCAGGTAGTCGCTGCTCCCCGCCATCAGGTAGCAGTCCTGGATGTGCTCGATGACCGCCACGTGCTCCTCGAAGAGCCGGACCGCCTCCGCGGTGTGGCGTTCCAGCCGGATCCGGACGAAGACGGTGACCGGGAGCCCGAAGGCGACCTGGTCGACCATCGCCGTGTAGCCGCGGATCAGACCCGCCTCCTCCAGCCGCCGGACGCGGCGCAGGCAGGGCGAGGGGGAGAGCCGGACGCGGTCGGCGAGGTCCTGGTTGCTCAGGCGCCCGTCGGCCTGCAATTCCCGGATGATCTGCAGATCGACTGCGTCCATGGCCACTCCTTGGCAGATTCTGCCCCAAACGTATGTCCGAGAGGCAGAACTGGCAATCGGCTGCCCCGTCCGAAGCCCTAGCCTTGCCCGGGAACGGACCAGACCGGTCCGGTCTCAGAGGCTGGAGCAATTTCCGTGGTCGCGACGAACATCACCGGGGTGACCGCGCCTCCCGACGCAGCGGTCCCGTCGGCCGGAAACCCTCCCCCAGCTACCGCTGGGGGGACCCCCAGCCGACGCGGGCTCTCCCCGCACGCCCAGGGCGTGCTCGCGCTGCTGGTGACCGTGTCGATCTGGGCCGCCTTCGCGCTCAGCGCCCGGGCCCTGAGCGCCTCCACCCTCCTGCCCGCCGACGCGGCCCTGCTGCGCTTCGGCGTCCCGATCGTGGTCCTGCTCCCCGCGCTGTGGCGGCGCCGCCACCGGATCGCGGCGGTCCGGCCGGGCCCCGCCATCAAGATCATCTGCGGTGCGGGAGTGCCGTTCTTCCTGGCGGCGATGCACGGCGGCGCCCTGACGTCCGCGGCGTTCGTCGGCTCGATCGTCCCCGGAATGGTCCCGCTGTTCGTCTCCGCGCTCATGGCCGCGCGCGGGCACGGCATGCCCCGCGGGACCCAGGCGGCCGGGCTCGCGCTGATCGCGGCCGGCGTGATCGCCCTCGTCTGGCGCTACGTCGTCCCCGTGGACACGGACGTGCTGGCGGGGGCCGGAACCCTCCTGGTGGCCAGCGGACTGTGGGCCCTCTACACGGTGGGCCTGCGGGACGTCGACCTCGACCCGGTCGGCTCGATCGGACTGCTGTGCCTGCCCTCCTTCGCGGTGATCGGGCTCCTGGTCCTGACCGGGGTGCTCCCGACGGGCCTCGCGCACGCGGCGGGCGGCGACATCGCCCTGTTCCTCGTCGTGCAGGGGCTCGGGGTCGGCCTGTGCGCCGGCCTGCTGTACGCCTTCGCCATCCGCAGGCTGGGCGCCGAGCGCAGCTCCGTCGTCGGCAGCCTCAGCCCCGTGGCCGTGGTCCTGCTGGCCATCCCCCTCCTCGACGAATCACCCACCCTCGCCGTGCTCATCGGCGTACCCCTCATCACCATCGGCGTCGTACTCGCCAACCGTCGTCCCGGCAGCCGTCTCAGGGAGCGTCTTGCCGGTCAGGCCGGGCTCGCTGTGCCTGGCACGCAGGCTCGCCGCGTTCTCGTCGGTCGCCGACGCTCCGCGTCGACTCCCTCCTCGGCCTTGCGATCGCACGCACCAGACGCCGCTCCCTGATCCGGCCCGACCGACAAGACTCCCCTAGACCCGAGGTCCCCGCACATGCTTGAGCTCCTCCCGCCGCCGCCCACCGACCCGCTGTGGGACCTGACCGCGGAGTTCGCCGCCGACGAGCGGCCCGAGCGCCTGAACCTCGTCCTCGGCGTCTACCGCGACCACACGGACCGCACGCCCGTCATGGCCGCCGTCCGTGACGCCGAGATGCGTCTGGCGGAGCGCTCCGAGTCCAAGGAGTACCGGGGGCTCTCCGGCAACACCGCCTTCAACCGGGCCGTGCAGGCGCTGGTCCTGGGGGCCGAGGTGCCGGCCGACCGGGCCGTGGCCGTCCAGACCGTCGCCGGTTCCGGCGCGCTGCGACTGCTGGCCGACCTGATATGCCGGACCCGCCCGGGCGCGACGGTCTGGATCAGCGACCCCGCGTACGTGAACCACCGGCCCATCCTGGAGGCCGCCGGGCTGAAGGTCCGTACGTACGGCTGGCGTGACGCGCAGGGCGGCTTCGACACGGAAGGCGTGCTGCGGGAACTGGGCGGCGCGCAGCGCAGCGACGTCGTCCTGCTCCAGGGGTGCTGCCACAACCCGACGGGAGCCGACCCCACGCTGGACGCCTGGGAGGCGCTCGCCGAGCTGGCTGCCCAGGGCGGCTGGGTGCCGTTCGTCGATCTCGCCTACCACGGGCTCGGCGACGGGCTGGAGGCCGACCTGCTGCCCACGCGCATCCTGGCCGCGCGCGTGCCCGAGATGCTGATCGCCGTCAGCTGCTCGAAGAACTTCGGCCTGTACAGCGACCGCACCGGTTGCGCCATCGTCCTCGGCCAGTCCGGCCAGGCGCTGCGGCACGTCGAGACGGCCCTGCAGAACGCCGCCCGGACCCTGTACTCGATGCCGCCCGAGCACGGCGCCGCCGTCGTCGCCACCATCCTGGAGGACACCGGACTGCGGGCCGCCTGGCAGGCGGAACTGGAGGTCATGCGCGGCCGGATCGTGGCCAACCGTGCGGACCTCACGACCCACCTGAGCGCCCTGGGCTGCGGCCCGCAGGCGCGGGCACTCGCGCTGCAGAAGGGGATGTTCTCGATGCTGCCGCTCACCGCGGCGCAGATGCTCCGGCTGCGCCGGGAGTTCGCCGTCTACGGCACCACGTCGGGCCGCTTCAACATCGCGGGGATCCCGGGCCACCGGATCCCCCGGCTCGCGCAGGCCGTCGCGGCGGTGCTGGGGGAGGGGCGGGCGACCCGGACCCTCGAAGGCGCGCTGCGGAAGTAGCCGGACACGGCAGTCCCCGGCAGTCCCGCCGATTCCATGAGCCATCCGCCGTCGCCGATGGCTCCCGTGGATCGCGAGATCTGCCGGGGGCCTGGCCAGAGCCTGGACAAGGGTCACGCGGGCCTCTGGACGTCTCCAGAAGGGGGTGCGGCTCTATCCGGTTTTCCGGTGTATTGATGAGTTTCCTCCGTATTTCGCCCGAGTCAAGAGTTCTGGCGTTTCCGGTGTGGCGAGCTGGTCCGGCGAGTTCCGGTCCCCGCCGGACCTCCCGCCCGGGGACTGGAAATCGTCGGACACAGAGCCCTGCGCCGACGCCTCGGATAGGGTGAATCGGTAGGAATCAGGCCCCCCGGGGTGAGGTCGGTGCGTTGGACACTTACCAGTCGACGAGCGAGGTGCCGGACCCGCCGGTGGCGGCCGTCGGGTACGCGGGCGTGCTCCGCGAGCTGCTGCCGATCGCCCTGTGGCGGGAGGACGCGGACGGGCGCGTCGTCGAATGGTCGCTCGCCGCCCAGGACCTGCTCGGGTACCGCCCCGAGGACATCCTCGGCCGCCTCGGCTCCGCCGTCCTGGTCCCCGACGCCAACCGTGAGCTCGCCGGTCAGCTGACCCGCCGCGTCCAGGCGGGCGAGACCGTCGTCGGTACCCTGCCCGTGCGCCACCGCGACGGCCACACCGTCGTCATGGAGATGTGGATCGTCCCCGCCCAGGACCCGCAAGGGCGTACGGGGGCCATGCTCATCGCCGTGGAGACCTCCGAGGTGCTCCACATGCGGGACTCGCTCGCCGCCCTGGAGAGCCTCTTCACCCAGTCGCCCATCGGCATCGGCACCCTCGGCCTCGACCTGCGCTTCATCCGGGTCAACGACGCGCTGGCCCGGATGAACGGGGTCCCGCCCGCCGAGCACGTCGGCAAACGGCTCACCGAGGTCGTGCCCGGGGTCAACGCCGGGGCGCTGGAGGCGACCATGCGCCAGGTCCTCGAACAGGGCGCGGCCATCGTCGACGTCCGCCGCACCGGGCGGACCGCGGCCGACCCCGAGCACGACCGGACCTGGTCCTGTTCGTACGCTCCCCTGCTCGACGGCTCCGGGCGGCCGCTGGGCCTGATCGCCTCCCTCATCGACATCACCGAGGGCCAGCGGGCCCAGGCCGACGCCGAACAGGCCAGGCGCCGGTTCGCCCTGCTGGCGGAGGCGGGCACCCGCATCGGCACCACCCTGGACCTCCATCAGACCGCCCGGGAGATCGTGGACGTCCTCGTACCGCAGCTCGCGGACTCGGCCGACGTACAGCTGCTCGAAGCGGCGATCGAACCGGACGAGGCGGCCGGCTCCACCCACGGAGTCCTGCGGCGGCTGGCCGTCAGATTCCCCGACCCGGACGCCCCCACCGCGAAACTCGCCGCGGGCCAGACCCTCCAGATCCCCGAGGGCAGCGTCTACGAGCAGGTCATCGCCGACGGGCAGGCCATGAACCTCTACGTCTCCGACATTCCGGAGCTGATCACGGACCCGCGCGCCGAACCGCTGCGCGCCTACCTCGCCACCCTCGGCTCCGCCCGCCTGATCCCGCTGGTCGCCCGGGGCGCCGTGCTCGGCGCGGTCGTCGTGACCCGGGTCCGCGAGCGCGAGCCCTTCGACGAGCAGGACTGCGTACTCGTCGACGAGCTGGTCGCCCGCGCCGCCCTCAACATCGACAACGCCCGGATGTACACCCGCCAGCGGCAGGCCGCCCTGACCCTCCAGCGCAGCCTCACCAACAGCGAGCTGCTCCAGGTCACCGGCCTCGAACTGACCGGGCGCTACCTGCCCGCCAGCGACCACGACGTCGGCGGCGACTGGTTCGACGTCATCCAGCTGCCCGGCGGGCGGACCGGCCTGGTCATCGGGGACGTCATGGGCCACGGGATCCACGCGGCGGCCGTGATGGGCCAGCTGCGCACGGCGGTACGGACCCTCGCGCGCCTCGACGTGCCCCCGGCCCGGATGCTCGGCTCGCTCGACGCCGTCGTCGCCGACCTAGGCGAGGACGAGATGGCCACCTGCGTCTACGCCGTCCACGACCCGGCGTCCGGGGGCTGCGTGATCGCCCGCGCCGGGCACCCGCCGCCCGCTGTCGTCGGCGCCGACGGGACCATCACCTTCCTCGACGGCCCGCCCGGCACCCCGCTGGGCACGGGCGGGCAGGACTTCCGCACCGAAGAGGTGCGGCTGCCCCCGGGAAGCCTGCTCGTGCTCTACACCGACGGCCTCATCGAGGCCCGGGACCGGGACCTCGACCAGGGCCTGGACCAGCTGGCGCGGGCCCTGCGCGGAGCCTCGCAGCCCCTGGAGGAGCTCTGCGACGGGATCCTGCGGCGGCTGCTGCCGGACGCTCCCCAGGACGACGTGGCGGTGCTGCTGGCCCGCGCGAGGCCGGTCTGAGGAGGCGTTACGAGACCGGGCGACCGGGTTTTCGGCACCGCAACGGGTCAGCCGACCGCACCGAGGATCGGCGCCCAGGTGGCACCGGTGAGTGCGGCCACCGCCTGCTGCTCGGAGAGCGGGGGAGCGGCACGGGTCGGCTTCGGTGTGTCGGGACCGCTGCCGCCGCCGGTGCTGTTCCACTGCACCATCTGAAGCTGCGCGCCGGTCGACTTCAGGGTCACCGTCACCGTCCAGCGGCGGGCGGTGTCGGCACGAGCCGGGTGTTCGGCCGCGTTCTGCTCCGACATCACCACGGCCCCGCCGGGAATCGCGGCGCTGCTCGGCAACTCGCTCAGCGCGCAGGTGTCACCTGCGGGACGCGCGGGCGTCCGCTCGCAGCTCAGCCCGTCGCCGTCCCTGAGCGGCAGCTTGAGCCGCACGGCCGAGACGCCGACCCTGGCGGCGCCGTTCCCGTCGTCGACGACCAGTCCGCCGTTGGCGACGTACCCGCCGGACGGATCCGCGGGGTTGTTGCTCTGTCCGGTCGCCTGGCTGAACCGGCCCCCGGGGAACGTCATCTCCAGGGCCTGGATCATCTGGGTGCCGGTGATCGCGGAACGGGGCATCGCCAGCGCCACCGTCTCGATGTCGGATCCCGCGGAGTGCGTCCCGGCGAGGGCGCCGGGGATCACCAGGCCGGCTGCCGCGATCACGGCGCAGGCGCCGGCCCCGGCGATGACGCCGGCCCTGCGCCGGCGCCGACGGCTCCGCCCGCGCTCGACGGCTCCGCCCAGGAGCGCGGTGAGATCGGGTTCAAGGGAGTCGGTCGTGCGGTCCAGTGCATGTGCGAGGTCTGCTTCGAACGGCATGCTGGCGTCACCTTTTCTATCGCTGATGCGGGCTCTGCTGCGGTTTGACCTGCGTATGCGGTGCTCAGTGCGGAACCAGGTCGGACAGGCTGTCGCCGAGCAGCGCACGCACCCTGCCGAGTGCACGGGTGCCCTGGGAGCGGACCGCACTCCTGCTCGTCCTGAGCATCTGGGCGGTCTCCTCGATGCTGCGGTCCTCCCAGTAGCGCAGCAGGAGCACCGCCCGGTCGCGGGGCGGAAGTTTGCCGAGGGCGTCCACCAGGGTGAGCCGCAGTGCGGCGTCCGGGCCGGACGCCGCACTGTCGGGCATGTTCCCGACGGGGCGCTCCGCGGTGCTCCGCCGACGCCGCAGGCTGAGGAAGGCGCGGACCAGAACCGTCTGGGCGTAGGCCGCCGGATTGTCCGCACCGGCCACCCGGTTCCAGTGCACGTACACCCGGCTGAGGGTTTCCTGGACCAGGTCCTCGGCAAGATGCGTGTCGCCGGCCGCCAGGACGTATGCCGAGCGGTAGAGCGCCTTCGCCCTCGCGCCCACGAACTCCAGGTACTCGTCCTCCTGTGCTGATTTCACTCGGCCCCCACCTGCTCCGTTGTCCTGTGATCCCCGTGCATACCCCTCATGACTACGTGGGACGTCAGGATGTCGCGCGGGCGGCGAAACCTTTCTTCGCCGCTTCCGCGTCACCAGGCCAGGTCCTCCAGCGAGTCCAGGTCCGCCGCGTCCAGGTCCAGCAGGTCCGGCGCCGACGGCTCCGAGCCCCCGGTCAGCGGCAGCTCGGCCCAGATGACCTTGCCGCGGTCCGTGTAGCGGGTGCCCCACCGTTCGGCGTACTGGGCGACGAGGAACAGCCCGCGGCCGCCCTCGTCGGTGGTGGCCGCGTACCGCAGGTGCGGGGAGGTGCTGCTGCCGTCGGAGACCTCGCAGATGAGGCTGCGGTCGCACAGCAGCCGGACCCGGACGGGCGCGCTCCCGTACCGGATGGCATTGGTGACCAGCTCGCTGAGGATGAGCTCGGTGCTGAAGGAGATGCCGTCCAGCCCCCATGCGGAGAGCTGCGCCGAACCGGCGTTGCGCACCCGCGAGACGGCCGACGGCTCGCCGGGCACCTCCCACTCGGCGATCTTGCCGGACTCCAGCCGCCGGGTGTCGGCGATCAGCAGGGCGATGTCGTCCGCCGGCGTCGGGAACAGCATCGCGGCGAGCACGTCCGCGCAGGCCTGCTCGGGGCTGCGGCCGGTCGCGGACAGCGTCTGGGCCAGCAGGCGCAGGCCGGAGTCGAAGTCCCGCTGGCGGTCCTCCACCAGACCGTCGGTGAACAGCACGAGCCGGCTCCCCTCGGGCAGCTGCAGTTCGACGGCCTCGAAGGGCATGCCGCCGACCCCGAGCGGGAGCCCGGCGGGCAGCGCCGGGAAGTCCACGTGCCCGTCGGTCCGCACCAGGGCCGGCCCGGGGTGCCCGGCGCTGGCCATCACACACCGCCCGGAGACCGGGTCGTAGACCGCATACAGGCAGGTGGCGCCCGTGATCCCGGCCGATTCGCCCATGCCGTCCGCGCCGCCCCCGTCACTGCCGCCCGCGGACTCGTTCTGGTCGATCCGGTTGATCAACTCGTCCAGGTGCCCGAGCAGCTCGTCGGGCGGCAGGTCCAGGGTGGAGAAGTTGTGCACGGCGGTCCGCAGCCGGCC from Streptomyces sp. NBC_00190 harbors:
- a CDS encoding SigE family RNA polymerase sigma factor — translated: MKSAQEDEYLEFVGARAKALYRSAYVLAAGDTHLAEDLVQETLSRVYVHWNRVAGADNPAAYAQTVLVRAFLSLRRRRSTAERPVGNMPDSAASGPDAALRLTLVDALGKLPPRDRAVLLLRYWEDRSIEETAQMLRTSRSAVRSQGTRALGRVRALLGDSLSDLVPH
- a CDS encoding amino acid aminotransferase: MLELLPPPPTDPLWDLTAEFAADERPERLNLVLGVYRDHTDRTPVMAAVRDAEMRLAERSESKEYRGLSGNTAFNRAVQALVLGAEVPADRAVAVQTVAGSGALRLLADLICRTRPGATVWISDPAYVNHRPILEAAGLKVRTYGWRDAQGGFDTEGVLRELGGAQRSDVVLLQGCCHNPTGADPTLDAWEALAELAAQGGWVPFVDLAYHGLGDGLEADLLPTRILAARVPEMLIAVSCSKNFGLYSDRTGCAIVLGQSGQALRHVETALQNAARTLYSMPPEHGAAVVATILEDTGLRAAWQAELEVMRGRIVANRADLTTHLSALGCGPQARALALQKGMFSMLPLTAAQMLRLRREFAVYGTTSGRFNIAGIPGHRIPRLAQAVAAVLGEGRATRTLEGALRK
- a CDS encoding SpoIIE family protein phosphatase, coding for MDTYQSTSEVPDPPVAAVGYAGVLRELLPIALWREDADGRVVEWSLAAQDLLGYRPEDILGRLGSAVLVPDANRELAGQLTRRVQAGETVVGTLPVRHRDGHTVVMEMWIVPAQDPQGRTGAMLIAVETSEVLHMRDSLAALESLFTQSPIGIGTLGLDLRFIRVNDALARMNGVPPAEHVGKRLTEVVPGVNAGALEATMRQVLEQGAAIVDVRRTGRTAADPEHDRTWSCSYAPLLDGSGRPLGLIASLIDITEGQRAQADAEQARRRFALLAEAGTRIGTTLDLHQTAREIVDVLVPQLADSADVQLLEAAIEPDEAAGSTHGVLRRLAVRFPDPDAPTAKLAAGQTLQIPEGSVYEQVIADGQAMNLYVSDIPELITDPRAEPLRAYLATLGSARLIPLVARGAVLGAVVVTRVREREPFDEQDCVLVDELVARAALNIDNARMYTRQRQAALTLQRSLTNSELLQVTGLELTGRYLPASDHDVGGDWFDVIQLPGGRTGLVIGDVMGHGIHAAAVMGQLRTAVRTLARLDVPPARMLGSLDAVVADLGEDEMATCVYAVHDPASGGCVIARAGHPPPAVVGADGTITFLDGPPGTPLGTGGQDFRTEEVRLPPGSLLVLYTDGLIEARDRDLDQGLDQLARALRGASQPLEELCDGILRRLLPDAPQDDVAVLLARARPV
- a CDS encoding O-acetyl-ADP-ribose deacetylase, with protein sequence MLRITLVLGDITAEKADAIVNAANSSLLGGGGVDGAIHRRGGPEILAACEDLRRSHYGKGLPTGQAVATTAGRLAAGHVIHTVGPVWSREDDRSALLASCYRESLRVADELGARTVAFPAISTGIYGWPMDDGARIAVETVRAARTDVDEVRFVLFDAAAYAAFEAAVEAAR
- a CDS encoding Lrp/AsnC family transcriptional regulator, whose translation is MDAVDLQIIRELQADGRLSNQDLADRVRLSPSPCLRRVRRLEEAGLIRGYTAMVDQVAFGLPVTVFVRIRLERHTAEAVRLFEEHVAVIEHIQDCYLMAGSSDYLLRVVIEDLEAYEALVRHRIHAIPGIASIESSFAYGSVKQSRTYPRPSPGASARPL
- a CDS encoding DMT family transporter — translated: MVATNITGVTAPPDAAVPSAGNPPPATAGGTPSRRGLSPHAQGVLALLVTVSIWAAFALSARALSASTLLPADAALLRFGVPIVVLLPALWRRRHRIAAVRPGPAIKIICGAGVPFFLAAMHGGALTSAAFVGSIVPGMVPLFVSALMAARGHGMPRGTQAAGLALIAAGVIALVWRYVVPVDTDVLAGAGTLLVASGLWALYTVGLRDVDLDPVGSIGLLCLPSFAVIGLLVLTGVLPTGLAHAAGGDIALFLVVQGLGVGLCAGLLYAFAIRRLGAERSSVVGSLSPVAVVLLAIPLLDESPTLAVLIGVPLITIGVVLANRRPGSRLRERLAGQAGLAVPGTQARRVLVGRRRSASTPSSALRSHAPDAAP